The segment TACTTGTTATTTGTTGATCTCTTTCCAAAGAGCGTAGGGATTTTTTACTTCCGTGTTTTTATCCATCGGTTTCATTTGAATATCTCGCTCTTCCTCCGGAAGTGACAGTTGATCATAAACATACCGGGTGCTTAACCCGACTTCCGCTGCTTCTTCCGCAGTATAAGCGTAGTATACCTGTTGAATATTTGCCAGGTAGATCGCACTTAAACACATGGGGCAAGGTTTACCGCTGGCATACAGCTCACAATCCGAGAGATCAGATGTCCCAAGAACCTGACTGGCCCTACGAATCGCTTCCAGTTCCGCATGAGCGGTTGGATCATGGGTAGCAAGAATTTCATTCACGCCTTTACCCACAATCTTCCCGTCCTTCACAATAATGGCACCAAAAGGTCTGCCCTTCTTTGTACGGGTATTTTCATAAGCCAAATCAATCGCCATTTGCATCCACTTTGTTTTCATTACAAACCTTCCTTTCTGTCCTTTGCTTTCCACAGTTGTTCCATCAAGATGACAATGATCACCCCTACGATCAGGCCATTGCTAAGTACATACCGCAAAATAGACGGAAGTCCCTGAAAGACGGAACTGGGAAGAAACATCACACCAATCCCAATCAAGAGGGTGATTCCCAATATCGTCAGGCGGCGTTGATCCAACTCTTCCTTCAGGATTGACTGAAACGCAATCCCGATCATTTGTACAAAGGAGGCCAGTAGCGCTGCACTTGCAATTGGTTGCGGAAGTAAAGCCAGAAAGTGAACGAATTCCGGGATGACGGAAAGTCCTGTTAACATCAAGCTCGCCACAAGAAAGGGACGGATCCCGGTCTGTTTGGTTAATCGAATAAAGCCGGCGGAAACGGACAATGGAACAACACCGATTGTAGAAAAAAGGGATGAAAGAAAATGAGAAATCCCTCCCGCCCAACTACTGCGATTAAATACCTGCTCCTCTTTCACTTGGGATTCCGGCACCACTTCTTTCACGGCAACAATGGCGGCAATCATATTGGATATCAAGATAAAGGTGAGTAGAACCGCCGTGATCGTCATTCCAATGTTAAATTGCGGGGGGCCCCAGGCAAAGACTTCTGGTAATTGAATGAGGGAGTCCGTGCTTAACGACGATGCTGACGTTTTCCCTAAAAGGGCATACACACTCCACCCGGAAATGATTCCGATTAAAACAGCGTAGTTCTTAACCCACCCTTTTCCTTTGTTTGAGACAATGATAATAAGAAAAAAAACGGCAATGGAAAGTATCGTAACGCTGTAGTCTGGCCGAAGTGGATCCCCCTGTAGCCCCATCATTCCTTCCAAAAATACACCACCCAACTGAAGGGCCAAGATAAACAGAAAAGAACCCGTAACCAAAGGGGTAAATAAAGTAAGAATCCGATGCACATTGCGGGTTAAGCCGAGAATAAAAAGTAAAATAGCCGCGATGATCAATCCGCCTTCCAATATTTGCAGGGTTTCCTTGGTACCTTCCCCTTGCTGGGCGGCCACCTCAGCCAAGATGATAAAAACACTCACCCATAAACCTGCAGGTCCTTCAATAATAGGCAATCGATGTCCCAACC is part of the Kroppenstedtia pulmonis genome and harbors:
- a CDS encoding purine/pyrimidine permease — translated: MAHRYLSVFQWFIFLLINSIPLPIVIGDIFQLSPEEVSSLMQRIFFVVGISSFLQGWLGHRLPIIEGPAGLWVSVFIILAEVAAQQGEGTKETLQILEGGLIIAAILLFILGLTRNVHRILTLFTPLVTGSFLFILALQLGGVFLEGMMGLQGDPLRPDYSVTILSIAVFFLIIIVSNKGKGWVKNYAVLIGIISGWSVYALLGKTSASSLSTDSLIQLPEVFAWGPPQFNIGMTITAVLLTFILISNMIAAIVAVKEVVPESQVKEEQVFNRSSWAGGISHFLSSLFSTIGVVPLSVSAGFIRLTKQTGIRPFLVASLMLTGLSVIPEFVHFLALLPQPIASAALLASFVQMIGIAFQSILKEELDQRRLTILGITLLIGIGVMFLPSSVFQGLPSILRYVLSNGLIVGVIIVILMEQLWKAKDRKEGL
- a CDS encoding nucleoside deaminase, with the protein product MKTKWMQMAIDLAYENTRTKKGRPFGAIIVKDGKIVGKGVNEILATHDPTAHAELEAIRRASQVLGTSDLSDCELYASGKPCPMCLSAIYLANIQQVYYAYTAEEAAEVGLSTRYVYDQLSLPEEERDIQMKPMDKNTEVKNPYALWKEINK